ctagaaaagaaaaggaagtgGTCTCAGGAAACACTGAAACTAAAGAAAGCCAAGTTGTCCCTTCAAGAATGCGAAAATAAAATCAGGAGTCTTCtaagggaaaaggaaaggaaaaaggctGACGTTAAAAAACTGGAGGAGACAGTGGAGGATGCGGAAAGAAAATTTACTCTATGTCAACAATTTTTAGAGAATGTGGATTAGACTTGATGCAATTCCAcgactgaatattttttttcaatagtcATTTTCGTTCCATTACTTCACGGTTAAAATTAAGAGATTTCAGGCGCTATTGCCAGAAACTTTCCAATCCTTCATTGAAGGGTCGTGACTGTCTTTGAGGTCAGCTGAGTACTTTGATTAAAATTCGTCAGTTACTTTTTAAACATGAGGGGAAACGGCCTAAATTTCAAAGTAACAAATTGTGCCGAATCATATAAATATAACATAGGGGGTTGTAGGGGGGAAGAAAGTACAAAGTAGACAGTCGATGGACCTATCTTTACTCTTCATGAGCTCCCTAGTTTTATGTGAAATGCTTCACGACAGTGCAAAATTCACGATGTTGgcagtttcagtttttaaagCACTTAGAACATTTTTAGCACTAAATGTTCAGAAATTTAAGTTAAATTATACATTGATAATGTACTTAATCTGACAGGGAGAATAGCGAGCTTTTTCTAAAACGGGCACTTTTGTGCTCGTCTGTAAGAAAGAACTTTAGTTAACTATAATATGAGGTTCGTGTCCCAGCAGAGTCAAAATTATCATCGTTGGCTCATTCGTCATAACTTCCACTTTTACATTACTGTGACGTCATCGGACACTGAACCATTCTGCTTCTAGACTTTTTCATTTTAtcagagaaaaatgaaaattaagcGGTTGGTTAGTAGATTTTACATTCGCCTTCTGAATtcaattttgtctttctttgtttgcttttaatGGTGATTACCAGGGGAATTAGTTTTATCTAGAAAATGGAGCCTATATAGCACTAGTATATAAAAAACACtaataaaaaattgaatttcGTTATAGAGACATTGCCACCTGCTTTAGTAATCATTATTTATCTTTTACTTTCACAGTTCGTCTCAGCATTTATCAAATTAGCCCCTTTATACGTGGAAACAAAAGCTGAGTTAACTTCATCTAAACATATAAGATGCCCTTTCCTGTTGTGAAAAGATGCACTTTCTCCTTTATTAAtaaattagtaaaaaaaatattcattctAAAGCTGGTTTGATGTTAATTTTGCTGGATAATTTTTGAAGCCTTTCAATTAAATGCAATGCCAAGGTCTAAAACTACATGGTTATGATATATTTAATTATTTGAGACAAAACATGTCAACCTCTTGATTTTGCAGTTGATTTCGCTCACCATATTTTTGAATTCTGCTCgaaaattttgactttgaaaCCAGAGAATAATCGGATTCGTGGCTGAGTTGGAATGTatcagaaagaaagaaatttgattaaaaGGGCCTCtgttggaataaaagaaaagaaaatagacgGCGCGAGGTGTAAAACAGATTATGAAAGCCAAAGTTATCAGAAGCAGTAACTTTACGACCCTCCTTTTCTGCTGTAATTCTTCATTAACGCATAGTCGCTGGCTCCCAAAGTAGAATCCCCGGATAATTCGCCAGTAGCAAAAGCAAATCACAAAAAGAGCCAAAGCCACTCCGCAACCAAGCAATGAGTAGTATATGCGTCTTTCCGTCTTAAGTTCTCTCAAATCAGAGcatgttctttctttttcatcgaACTCCATAAATGAGAAAAGAGGGATGACAAGAATAACGGAGTAAAGTGAAATTCCAAAGATCCAGTAGAAAACGCTGTCCTTTGTTAAACGCAGCCGGCTGTTCCAGGGTTTCAAGAGCGCGCGAAATCGCTCGACAGCCAACAGTGTCAGAGTGGTGATAGATACCACGATTGTCGCGCTGGATGTGTTAGCTGTCGCAAACGTTTGGCACAACACGGCGCCCAGTGTTCCTCCTGGAAGTTTAAAAGTCAGAAGAATGGCAAACGGAATGAAGCAAATTAGCGAGATTAAATCTGCAGCCGACACAAACGCCAGTAGAATATTCGTTGTCGATCGCATGTTTCGATTTTTTAATACGGCTGAAACTACAAGTGAATTTCCAGTGATGCCGATAAACACCAGCACAAAATAGCTGATCGTCAACGGGACATTTTCCATGGCAGACATTACTTCCTTCCCTTGCTTAAATGAAACATTCGCTCTGTATTCGACAGTGTCTGAGTCGTTT
The sequence above is a segment of the Porites lutea chromosome 3, jaPorLute2.1, whole genome shotgun sequence genome. Coding sequences within it:
- the LOC140930040 gene encoding galanin receptor type 1-like — encoded protein: MIPNDSDTVEYRANVSFKQGKEVMSAMENVPLTISYFVLVFIGITGNSLVVSAVLKNRNMRSTTNILLAFVSAADLISLICFIPFAILLTFKLPGGTLGAVLCQTFATANTSSATIVVSITTLTLLAVERFRALLKPWNSRLRLTKDSVFYWIFGISLYSVILVIPLFSFMEFDEKERTCSDLRELKTERRIYYSLLGCGVALALFVICFCYWRIIRGFYFGSQRLCVNEELQQKRRVVKLLLLITLAFIICFTPRAVYFLFFYSNRGPFNQISFFLIHSNSATNPIILWFQSQNFRAEFKNMVSEINCKIKRLTCFVSNN